A single window of Kitasatospora sp. HUAS MG31 DNA harbors:
- a CDS encoding universal stress protein — translation MTRHVLTGIDGSPSSESAASWAAGEAQRRGAPLRLLHAWPWLSPQDAEDTGDFRPGDLRPAALRALSECAERIRLDYPGLVIETAVIGDDPVDALVKAAEGQELLVLGSRGLGGFAGLLTGSVALAVAARVNTPAVLVRAGRPASPHNGTVPRGEVVVGVDTRQSAGAVFDFAFAEAARRGARLRAVHGWDPVPLWAATSWVPPRSVIASREAAVKRLLTESLAAGRAAHPDVPLVIEVRHGSAARAVVNAGEGAELVVVGRHDRHHSLGMRLGPVTHAVLHHAAAPVAVIPHT, via the coding sequence ATGACCCGCCACGTCCTGACCGGGATCGACGGATCCCCGAGCAGCGAGAGCGCGGCCTCCTGGGCCGCCGGGGAAGCCCAACGCCGTGGCGCTCCACTTCGGCTGCTGCACGCCTGGCCCTGGCTCAGCCCCCAGGACGCCGAGGACACCGGCGACTTCCGGCCGGGCGACCTGCGCCCGGCCGCGCTGCGGGCGCTATCCGAGTGCGCCGAGCGCATCCGCCTCGACTACCCCGGGCTCGTCATCGAGACCGCCGTGATCGGAGACGATCCGGTCGACGCGCTGGTCAAGGCGGCTGAAGGCCAGGAACTCCTTGTGCTCGGATCGCGCGGCCTCGGCGGCTTCGCCGGCCTGCTGACCGGCTCGGTCGCACTGGCGGTGGCGGCTCGCGTCAACACCCCGGCGGTCCTGGTCCGAGCCGGGCGGCCCGCCTCGCCCCACAACGGCACGGTGCCCCGGGGCGAGGTCGTCGTCGGGGTCGACACCCGTCAATCCGCCGGCGCGGTATTCGACTTCGCGTTCGCTGAGGCCGCCCGGCGCGGCGCGCGCCTGCGGGCTGTCCACGGCTGGGATCCGGTGCCGCTGTGGGCTGCCACCAGCTGGGTACCGCCACGCTCGGTGATCGCCTCGCGGGAGGCCGCCGTGAAACGCCTGCTCACCGAATCGCTCGCCGCGGGGCGGGCCGCTCACCCGGACGTCCCGCTCGTCATCGAGGTCCGGCACGGCAGCGCGGCCCGCGCCGTCGTCAACGCCGGTGAAGGCGCCGAACTGGTCGTCGTCGGCCGCCACGACCGCCACCACTCCCTGGGCATGCGGCTCGGTCCCGTCACCCACGCCGTGCTCCACCACGCCGCCGCCCCGGTCGCGGTGATCCCGCACACCTGA
- a CDS encoding Acg family FMN-binding oxidoreductase: MTPVTLDNELGLVLIAAASAAPSLHNCQPWRFRLDCATRTVFVHALPQRAPTLTDPDTRAVHISVRAALGNLQAAAVHLGWEPVVRLLPRPEQPDLLATVRLAGSPRAALLRRLDLYQAIWRRRSSRLPFSAEPVPAAVLAELAEAARLDGADLHRPGPSERRALLDLTARAERRNLRHPGRHAENLAALTAPGTHVGIPAYALGPQDSTGVVPLRTFVGPTDGLPRERAAFEADPQLLMLTTRHDRRADWLRAGQALQHVLLLLTLHGLRASMLYQALEWPDLRAQLADPEHGRCAPQMLLRIGYGPAGCPTPRLRAELPEADGQALAAAPLAGSTPTVSGRIGPSGPIGRAGASGRLPDDPTPPVQAAGPAGTEKRWQTARRTGRAAR; this comes from the coding sequence ATGACGCCCGTGACCCTCGACAACGAGCTCGGCCTGGTACTCATCGCCGCGGCAAGCGCCGCGCCCTCCCTCCACAACTGCCAGCCGTGGCGGTTCCGTCTCGACTGCGCCACACGCACCGTTTTCGTGCACGCCTTACCGCAGCGCGCCCCGACGCTCACCGACCCGGATACCCGAGCCGTGCACATCTCGGTCCGCGCCGCACTCGGCAACCTCCAGGCCGCCGCTGTCCACCTCGGCTGGGAACCCGTCGTCCGCCTGTTACCCCGGCCCGAGCAGCCCGACCTGCTGGCCACCGTGCGGCTCGCCGGGTCACCCCGTGCGGCTCTTCTGCGCCGCCTCGACCTCTACCAGGCCATCTGGCGCCGACGAAGCAGCCGCCTGCCGTTCTCTGCCGAGCCGGTACCCGCCGCTGTCCTCGCCGAACTCGCCGAAGCCGCCCGGCTCGACGGCGCGGACCTGCACCGGCCGGGCCCATCCGAGCGCCGTGCCCTGCTCGACCTCACCGCACGAGCCGAACGCCGGAACCTCCGCCACCCCGGCCGGCATGCCGAGAACCTGGCCGCCCTCACCGCCCCCGGTACCCACGTCGGCATCCCCGCCTACGCACTCGGACCCCAGGACTCCACCGGCGTCGTGCCGCTGCGCACCTTCGTCGGCCCCACCGACGGACTGCCCCGGGAACGCGCGGCGTTCGAGGCCGACCCCCAGCTGCTCATGCTCACTACCCGGCACGATCGTCGGGCCGACTGGCTGCGCGCCGGCCAGGCGCTCCAGCACGTCCTGCTCCTGCTCACCCTGCACGGTCTGCGTGCCTCAATGCTCTACCAGGCCCTGGAATGGCCGGACCTGCGTGCGCAGTTGGCTGACCCGGAACACGGCCGCTGCGCCCCGCAGATGCTGCTGCGCATCGGCTACGGACCGGCGGGCTGTCCCACTCCCCGACTCCGCGCCGAGCTGCCGGAGGCGGACGGCCAGGCCCTCGCCGCGGCCCCGTTGGCCGGCTCCACTCCGACCGTGAGCGGGAGAATAGGGCCGTCCGGCCCTATCGGGCGTGCCGGAGCGAGCGGCAGACTGCCCGACGATCCCACTCCTCCCGTTCAGGCGGCGGGTCCAGCAGGTACGGAGAAGCGATGGCAGACAGCACGGCGGACCGGGCGAGCGGCCCGGTGA
- a CDS encoding response regulator transcription factor produces the protein MADSTADRASGPVKVFLLDDHEVVRRGVHDLLEAEPDLTVVGEAGTVEQALARVPALRPDVAILDMRLPDGDGVTVCRELRSRMPGLACLILTSFDDEEALLDAIMAGASGYVLKQISGTDLVSAVRTVASGQSMLDPGATTRLMARLRGDTAPPASDLPQLTDREREILALIGEGLTNRQIGQRLYLAEKTVKNHISRLLAKLGVERRVQAAVIATQALAAHDQASGRRFH, from the coding sequence ATGGCAGACAGCACGGCGGACCGGGCGAGCGGCCCGGTGAAGGTGTTCCTGCTCGACGACCACGAGGTGGTCCGCCGCGGCGTGCACGACCTGCTGGAGGCCGAACCCGATCTGACCGTGGTCGGCGAGGCCGGAACGGTCGAGCAGGCACTCGCCCGGGTCCCCGCGCTGCGCCCCGACGTGGCGATCCTCGACATGCGGCTGCCGGACGGCGACGGCGTGACCGTCTGCCGCGAGCTGCGCTCGCGCATGCCCGGGCTGGCTTGCCTGATCCTCACCTCCTTCGACGACGAGGAGGCACTGCTGGACGCGATCATGGCCGGAGCCTCCGGGTACGTGCTGAAGCAGATCAGCGGCACCGACCTCGTCTCCGCGGTGCGCACGGTCGCCTCCGGGCAGTCCATGCTCGACCCCGGCGCCACCACCCGCCTGATGGCCCGCCTGCGCGGCGACACGGCCCCGCCCGCCTCCGACCTTCCGCAGCTCACCGACCGCGAGCGGGAGATCCTCGCCCTGATCGGTGAGGGCCTGACCAACCGACAGATCGGCCAGCGCCTATATCTCGCCGAGAAGACCGTCAAGAACCACATCTCCCGGCTGCTGGCCAAGCTCGGCGTGGAGCGCCGGGTCCAGGCTGCCGTCATCGCCACCCAGGCCCTGGCCGCCCACGACCAGGCATCCGGCCGGCGGTTTCACTGA